In Hyphomicrobiales bacterium, the sequence TGCTTGCACTAATTGTTTGACAGCATCATAGCCAGATTGCTTCTACGTCGCCTACGAGTTTAAAAGTCGCAAAGCGGCAGTCTCGGGGAGTGGAATAGTCTGCTTCAATGGGGTTAATCTGGAACCCTGCTCACAATTAATCTTTCCGAATGTTATAGTGGCTGTTCACCCGATGCCTTGCAACCTTCCTGGCTCACGCTGTCATCGCACGCGCGGCAGAACAGCAATTGTCGTCGTTCTCGCGTGAGGCGAATAAGTGCGCTTAACTCCCCTGCTTTCGCCCTCGGTCGGGAAGTGAGTTTGAGAGAATGAGCACCAGTGCATGAACAAGCGCTGCAGCCATGTAACGACGAGGCGATCATTCCGTCCACTGATTGAACCGAGAGCATCGACAGCCTCGTTGTAAGCGACAGCGTCGAGAGCACGGAGTGTCGCGGGCTCGTCCGCATAGATCCTGACCATCTCAGCCTCAAGCTCGGCAAGCTGCTCGTCGTTCTCTGGTCTTCTTTCTTCGATCCTCGCGATCACCTCATAGAAGCGTCGCTGCAGAAATTCGTGCGTTCTTGCTCGACCAGACCAATCGTAAACGAGCTGCAGCGCGCCGATTACAGCGACGACAAAGCCGATTGTGACTGCGGTCGAGCCTGCTTCCATTGTTGGAAACTGCTTGGAAAAAATATTCCTGCCCAAGTCCGCGGCGGCCGTAGTGCCGAGGACGACGACAAGAAAGTTGGCGCTCTTGGACCAAGTATCGAGGCGTCGTTGGCGAGCCTTATGGTAGTGCGCATTTCGAAGAGCATCGAACCTGAGATTCCAGCCGCGGTACGAGATTCCGGATTTGTAATTCAGTTGGTCGGCACGGATTGAGGACTCAACTACCGGTTCAGTATCATTCATCAGCTATCTTTCGATCTGCCGCGAGGAGGCTGCGGGCGTGGCGGCGGCCGCGGTCCCGGGCCTCGGGTAGAAAATGTTGCGTGGGGTTCTGAGGGCGCATCGCCCAAGCCGTTCGTCAGAGCACGATCTTGGGAACGGCGTAGATGTGCTCCCTTTGCAATTCCCAACGAGACTTCTGTCTCGTGTATGCGACGCGTGAGGTGCTGGACTTGTCGACGGCGCTTGTTTGGATCCGTATTCGGCTCTGCTCGGATATCCCTCAAGCGATCGCGGAGTCGGCTCAGTTCGCGCTTCAGCTCGACTTCTTCAGTCTGACTTAATTTGCGGGGCTGCGAAGCTGTTTGCTTGTCGGGATTGCGCGCCGATACCTCTCGAGGAGGCACCCAGTTCTGTCCTGGAATGACAGGCTTTCGAGCCACAATTGATCATCCCTAACGTGCGTCCTGGATGATCAAATCAACGGGGATCGCATGCCATCAATTTCAATGGCGCTCTGATCAGAGTCGGGCATCCCATCAATCCGCCCGCCGCACACCGGACAATGATCCGACGGAACCCAATAATGAAAGGCGCCCGACATTGTCGGGCGCCCATTCGAATTGCGGAACTCAACCTGCAATCGCGGAAACACTATGCCTCGATTTTCAAGTCCTGCATGCGTGCGATCTTACGAGCAGCCCGTCGTGCTCCCGCAGGTGTTGCATTTCAGGCAGGTTCCGTTGCGGACCAGCGTGAAGTTTCCGCACTCGCCGCAGCTGTCGCCGACATAGCCCTTCATGATCGCCTCGGCCCGGCGCTCGGACTGGGTCGGCTGAGCGGCCGGGGCCGAGAAGCCGAGCTTGGCCATCTCGACCTCGCCATAGGCCTCCGGCTCTTCCTTCAGCGCGGTCGCGCCGGCGGTGGCGAGGCCGGTCGCGGAGGCGACCGAACGGGCGACCGCATCGTTCGCCGCGCCGCCTCCCTGGATGGCGAGCAGGTTGATCGGCTTGCCGCGGCGGAAGCCGGTGGAGGCGAGGGGAGTCGTCACCACCGGAGCCGCATCCGGCGCCTTGTCCTGACCGACGCCGCCGCCGATCACGTCATGGCCGATCTCGCTCGGATCGACATGGGCGAGGTCGTTGCGGCCGAGATAGGAGATCGCCAACTCGCGGAAGACGTAGTCGAGGATCGAGGTCGCGTTCTTGATCGACTGGTTGCCGGCGACGAAGCCCGAGGGCTCGAAGCGGGTGAAGGTGAAGGCCTCGACATACTCCTCCAGCGGCACGCCGTAT encodes:
- a CDS encoding hypothetical protein (Evidence 5 : Unknown function) → MNDTEPVVESSIRADQLNYKSGISYRGWNLRFDALRNAHYHKARQRRLDTWSKSANFLVVVLGTTAAADLGRNIFSKQFPTMEAGSTAVTIGFVVAVIGALQLVYDWSGRARTHEFLQRRFYEVIARIEERRPENDEQLAELEAEMVRIYADEPATLRALDAVAYNEAVDALGSISGRNDRLVVTWLQRLFMHWCSFSQTHFPTEGESRGVKRTYSPHARTTTIAVLPRVR
- a CDS encoding hypothetical protein (Evidence 5 : Unknown function), producing MYATREVLDLSTALVWIRIRLCSDIPQAIAESAQFALQLDFFSLT